GCTCAAGAACGGCGTCGCGCTTGCCCAGCAGACCGAGGAAAAAACCGGTCTGCAAAAGGCGATGAAGCTCGAAGTGCAGGGCGAGCGCACGGTGAAAGTCACGCACGCGCTCACCAATCACGGTCTGTGGACGATCGAGACAGCCGCTTGGGCGCTCACGATGCTGCGCGGCGGCGGTTACGGCGTTCTCCCGTTGCTGCCGAAAGGCAACCATGCGGACGGCGACCTGCTGCCATCGTATTCGTTGGTTCCCTGGTCCTACACCGATCTCTCGCTGCCGCTGTGGAATATGCATCGCGAGTTCATCGGCATCGACGTGCCGAAGGCGAAGGTCGCTCAAAAATTCGGCATCACCAATTATCCCGGCTGGTCCGCGTATTGGGTCGAAGGCGTCACCTTTGTGAAATACGCGCCGGTGATCAAGGGTGCGGTGTATCCGGATCTTGGATGCGCATTCGAGGCGTTCACCAACGGTGAGATGATTGAGTTCGAGACACTCAGTCCGCTCGTGAAGCTCGCTCCCGGCGAGTCGGTCACGCACACCGAGCACTGGGGCGTATTCGACGGTTTGAAGAAGCCGTCGACCGATGCTGCTTTCGCCGAGCTCGCGGCGGTCGTCGGCAAGTGGATCAAGACGCTGAAGTAAGTTAAGCACCGCGCGCCGTCTGATGTTGAATATCGTTTTCCTCGGCTCCGATCCCATCGCCCTGCCGCTGCTCGACTGGCTGGCGGGCGAGGGAAGTGCCGTCGCCCGGGTCATCGCGGTGTTCACGCAGCCGGATCGCCCGGTCGGTCGTGGACAAAAAATCACGGCCAACGGCATCAAGACTTGGGCATTGGCGCGCGGGTTGCCTGTTTACCAACCGGAGAAAATCACTGAGGACGTCCGGGCACAGCTCGTTTCGCTGAATGCCGATGTGTCCCTAGTCATGGCTTACGGGCACATCCTGAAGCAGGACTTCATCGACACGCCGCGCCTCGGCACGTTGAACCTGCACGCATCGCTGCTCCCGAAATATCGCGGCGCTTCACCGATCCAGACCTCCATTGCCAATAGTGAGAAGGAGACCGGGGTTTCGCTGATGCGTATCGTGCGCCAGCTCGATGCCGGCCCGGTGGCCGACCTCGAGCGCGTGGCGATCGCACCGCGCGACACCGCTCTCGATATTGAGTTAAAACTGTCCGCCGCCTGCGTGCCTCTGCTCGTGCGCACCCTGCCGAAGCTCGCCTCCGGAGAGTTAATATTCGTCGAACAGGAGCACGCTGCCGCCACCTTTTGCCGGCGCATGGTGAAGGATGACGGCGCACTCGATTTTAACGTCCCTGCCACCGTGCTGGCCGCGCGCATCAACGGTCTTTTTCCCTGGCCGGCCTGCAGCGTCGAAGTCTCCGGCCAACCCGTTAAAATCGGCCTCGCTGACGTGCCCCGTGCCGAGGCCATTTGTAACTTAATAAGTGACAAACCGGCTGGCACGGTGCTGGGCGCGGATGGGGAAGGGTTGCTCGTGGCGACGGGGAACGGCGTGTTGCGGTGCCTGCGTTTGCAGAAGCCGGGTGGTAAGATGCTCGGCGCTCCGGAGTTCCTGCGCGGTTCACCGATTGCGGCCGGCACGGTGCTTCCATCCGTCGCACTGCCGCCGTTGGTTGCCGCGACCCCGTTTCCGTATAAAAAAACCGTGCAAGGCTAGCTCTTGTTTTCGCCGGAAAAGTTCCGCAACGTCTTTGTTCATGTTGAAACCATTCCTCTGGGGCGTCGGCCTCGCCCTGCTTTCAATCACGGTGCGCGCCCAATCGGTCGGCTCCGAACTGGCTAATATGCGTGAAGACGTTCGCCTGCTGAACCAAAAAGTCGGCTCGCTTTCACTCAAGATCGAAGAGCTTGAACGCCAAAACGAATCACTGGCCAAACAGGTCGCCGCCAGCTCCGCCCAGTTGCCGACTTCGGCCACCGTGCAGCAGCTCA
This portion of the Rariglobus hedericola genome encodes:
- the fmt gene encoding methionyl-tRNA formyltransferase produces the protein MLNIVFLGSDPIALPLLDWLAGEGSAVARVIAVFTQPDRPVGRGQKITANGIKTWALARGLPVYQPEKITEDVRAQLVSLNADVSLVMAYGHILKQDFIDTPRLGTLNLHASLLPKYRGASPIQTSIANSEKETGVSLMRIVRQLDAGPVADLERVAIAPRDTALDIELKLSAACVPLLVRTLPKLASGELIFVEQEHAAATFCRRMVKDDGALDFNVPATVLAARINGLFPWPACSVEVSGQPVKIGLADVPRAEAICNLISDKPAGTVLGADGEGLLVATGNGVLRCLRLQKPGGKMLGAPEFLRGSPIAAGTVLPSVALPPLVAATPFPYKKTVQG